A segment of the Streptomyces sp. NBC_01235 genome:
GGTCACGTCCAGGCACAGGCCGGACTGGGCGCTGGTGATGGTGCCGTTGGCGTCGCGGTTCCACTGCTGGTTGGTCTGGCCGTTGCAGGTCCAGGTGATGACCTTGGTGCCGGGACTGGTGCCCTGGTTGGAGGCGTCAAGGCACAGTTGGCTGCCGCCGGAGTACACGGTGAGCTGGTGGGAGGCGGTCTGCGACCAGGTCTGGTTCGCCGCGCCGGTGCAGTCCCGGATCTGCGTCTGCGCACCCGGCGTCGTGGACGCGCCCGGTACCTCCAGACACCTGCCCGCACCCACCGCATGCAGCGCACCCGTCGTGTTGCCACCGCCGCCGCCCGCCCCGTAGCCGGCGGCGGTGATGGCGGCCTGCACGGCGTTCTCGGTGGCGTCGGAGGGGTAGCCCGCCGTCATCGCGCCTTCGAAGAACTCGCCCACGCCATTGGGACTGTTGTCGCCCCCGGTGCCGAGCAGGACCGAACTGTCGACCTTCATCGGTGAGTAGCCGTTCGGCAAAGGGCCGGAGAAGGTGGTGGTCAGGCCGCCGCTCGCGCCGTTGCCGTATTTGAGGGTGAAGTTGCTGGTGCCGTTGTTCTTCAGCCACGCGCTGACGAACGGGTAGTGCACACCGGTGTTGTTGGGATCTTTGTTGGAGCCGGTGTTGGTGTGGTACATGCCGTTCTCCAGATCGGCCTCGACCCACGGACCGTTGCCGGTGCATCCGCCGAACCAGCAGGCGTTGCCCCAGTAGATGGCGTTCATGGTGGCGTTGCCGGTGTCGGTGTGGGAGTTCTCACCGCTGCCGTAGTCGAAGCAGCACCACTGGTTCGTGTAGTTCGACGACGTCACCATGTAGATGCCTTCGGGCTGGGAGCCGGTGGCCACGCCGCTCGCGTGGTCGCGCCGGTAGCCGACGCCGGGGGTGACCTTGACGCCGAAGACCTGGTGTCCGGCCGCGGTCACCGGCAGGGCCATGGCGTCCGCCCCGACGTCGGACCCGCCTGGGCCAGGACCCTTCCAGTAGCCGCCCCAGGAGATCGGCAGGTCGTTGTGCTTGGCGGTCTGGTCGTAGATCTTCGTGATCGTGCACGACGTACCCGAGCAGAACGAGACCTGGGAAGCGGCGTCGGCGTACCCGCCCGCGCTGAGCACTCCGATGTCGCGGTAGCTGTGATCGGAGGCCCGCTGGATCTGGTACAGCGGCCCGTTGTACGACGCGAAGAGCGCCCTGGTCGTGGAGTGCGCCGTCACACAGGGCGTACCGCCCGCGGCATAGATGTCACACGGAAGCGACGTGTCCGCCGCGCGGTGGGCCGCCCGGTGGACGGTGGCGGTCGCACCGGGCTGCGAGGATGTGGCGAACGCCGGCGCGCCGAACGCGGCCACGGCCATCGCCAGGGCAACCAGGAGCACGGCTTTCCATCGCCTTCGGCGGCGATCGATGGCTGGTTCGAGCATGGAGACCTCCTCTGCGGCGGTGTCGCCCCACGGCGGCGCCGAAGCTGCCAGTGGTCGATGCGGAGGGGGACTCATCCCTGCGTCCACCGCTGGCTGCTGCTGCCGTTGCAGGTCCACAGCTCGGCGAGGGTTCCGTCAGCCGTGGCCCCTCCGGTGACGTCCAGGCACAGGCCGGACTGGACGCCGGTGATCGTGCCGTTGGAGTTCAGCGTCCACTGCTGGTTGGCGCCGCCATTGCACGACCAGATCTCCACCTTCGTCCCGGGGCTGTTCTGGTTGTTGTAGGCGTCCAGGCACATCTGGCGACTGCCGGAGTAGACGGTGAACTGGTTGGACGTGGAATGCGTCCATATCTGGTTGGCCCCGCCGTTGCAGCTCCAGATCTCCACCTGGGTGCCGGCGGTCGTGGTCGAGTTCGGCACGTCCAGGCACTTGCCCGCACCCACCGCGTGCAGCTCACCGGTCACGCTGGTGCCGCCGCCGCTGCTGGTGCCGCCCGCGACCCGGTACATCACCGTGCCGTGCGCCGGCACCGAGGCGCTGATCGTGCTGGAGGTGGTGGAGGCCGCCCCCGACCACAGGTCGGTCAGGGCATAACTGGACGCCCCGGTCTTCCCGATCGCGGCCGCGGTGGTGGTGATGGTCGCCGTCGAGCCCGTCTCGTTGAACAGCGCCACCGACACGTCCCCGTTGGCCAGCGGCTTGGCCAGCACGTCCAGGCCGCCCGAGGAGGAGACCATGGTGCCCTGCTTGCCCAGGGAATCCTGATCGACCGCGATCACCCGGGAGTTGGTCAGCGTGGACAAGGTGTCCGCACTGGCCGAGGGGATGTTGGTGCCCGCGATCAGCGGCGCGGCCATCTCCGCCCACAGACTGAACTCGCTGCGGCTCTCGGTGGCCGTCATCGAGCCGTTGCCGACCTCCAGCATGTCCGGGTCGTTCCAGTGGCCGGGACCCGCGTAGGAGGCCAGCCCCACGTTGCTGTGGAAGATCGACAGCATGCTGGAGAAGCTCGCGCTGATGTCCCCGGTGGTGCGCCAGCTGTTGCCCACACCCGCGCCCCAGGTCCACACGTTCTCCTGGCCCCAGTTGCACAGGCTGAACAGGATCGGCCGGCCGGTCGCCGCCAGGGCGTCCCGCATCGCGGTGTACCGGGTCCGCGCGGGCACCCCGTTGCTGTTGCAGTTGTCGTACTTCAGATAGTCCACACCCCACGACGCGAAGGACTGCGCGTCCGTGGTCTCGTGCCCCAGGCTGCCCGGATACCCGGCACAGGTCGCGGTGCCCGCGTCCTCGTAGATCCCCAGTTTCAGCCCCAGCGAGTGCACGTAGTCCGCGGTGCCCTTGATGCCGTCGGGGAACTTGGCCGGATCCGGCACCAGGCGGCCGCCGGAATCGCGGTTATGGGTCATCCAGCAGTCGTCGATGTTGACGTACGAGTAGCCCGCCGCCTGCATGCCGTTGGTGTGCATCGCCTGCGCGGTGGACTTGATCAGCGACTCGGAGACATTGCAGCCGTACGCGTTCCAGTCGTTGAAACCCATCTGCGGGGTCAGCGCGAGGCCGTTGCCCAGCGCGGCGGCTGGCTGCGCCGCGCCGAGGGCGAGGACGGGGGCGGCCACGGCGAGCAGCACGATCGAGAACGTGAGCGCCAGGGTCCTGCGCAAGGACAGCAGCGGGGGCAGCGGCCGCAGTCGCCTGGCTCTGTCAGTGATCACGGGCATGATTCATCGACTCCTGGGCCGAGTTGTGGGAGAACACAAGACACACGCATGGCAGCGGGGCAGGTCTGGCGGCGGTCCTTCAGGCGTGCCGGAGGACCGCCCCCCTCACCTGTGAAAGCAGCTCAGCGGTAGCCGGCCCCGGCGATGTTGGCCTGCACCGCGTTGTCGGTCGCATCGGAGGGGTAGCCGGCGACGATCGCTCCTTCGTAGAAGGTGCCGGCGCTCAGGTTGGCGCCGCCGCCGGGCTTGCAGCAGTCGCCGCCGCTCCCGAGGACGATGGCTCCTTGTTTCTTCATGGGGCTGTATCCGCCGGGAAGCCCGCCGTCCCACAGGGTCGTGAGGCCGCCGGACTGCGCGTTGCCGCCCTTGAGGGCGAACCTCGACGTCCCGTTGTTCTTCAACATCGCGGTGACGAACTTGCCGGGAAAGGCCCGCTGGTTGGTGTTCCAGGACTGGCTGCCGCCGGAGTACAGGCCCCACTCGAGATCGGCCTGCACCCAGGGACCGCTTCCCGAGCAGTCGCCGAACCAGCACTCGGTGCCGAAGTTGATCGCGTCCATCGCCCCGGCGGCGTCGGCCTTCCGTGTCGTCTCGCTGTTGCCGTAGTCGAAGCAGCAGCCGCCGTTGACGTGGGTGCCGCTGGTCACCATGTACGCCCCTTCGGGCGCTGCGCCGGTCGGCACGCCCGTCAGGTGGCCGTCCCGCCAGTAGCTGTTCCCGGGGTTGATGTACAGCGAGTACGCCTTGGTGCCTCCAGCGGTCAGCGACTCGGAGGTCGCCTTCGCGGGGCTGCTCTGACTCGATCCCGGGACCTGGGCCGATCCCTGGTACCACAGGTCGTTGCCGTGTCCGGACTGGTCGCGGACGACCGTGATCACGCACGAGGTACCCGCACAGAACGAGTCCTGCGCCGCCGCGTCGGCGAAGCCGCCGGTCGCCAGCACGCCGATGTCCCTGGTCGCGTTGTCCGAGGAGCGCCTGACCTGGTACAGGTTGCCGCTGTACGAACCGTAGAGCGCCCGCACCGTGCTGTGCGCGGCCACGCACGGCGTACCGCCCGCGGAATAGATGTCGCACGGGCCCGATCCGCCGGGCGGAGGCGGAGGTGTCGGCGTGCTCCACTTCTGGTTGCTCTGGCCGTTGCAGGTCCACAGGATGACCGCGGTGCCATTGGCCGTGCCCGCCCCGTTGACGTCCAGGCACAAACCGGAGCCGACACCGGTGACGGACCCGTCGGGGTTCTGTCGCCACATCTGGTTCGACCGCCCGTCGCACGACCGGATGACCACCGGGGTTCCCGGAGCCGTCCGGTTGTCGTAGGCGTCCACGCACCGGGTGCCGCCCATCGTCCTCAGCTCACCCGCCGTCGTGAACTCGAACGCCTGATTGACCTGGTTGTTGCAGTCCCAGATGTCCAACGCCGTTCCCGACGTGTCGACGTTGCCCTTGACGTCCAGACACCGCCCCGACGCCGAGCTCACCAGAGGTGCCGCCGGCGCCGGCGCCGACCATGCCGGCGCGGTCGCCAGCGTCATGGCCGGCAGCGCCATCACACATACGGCGGCCGCCGGTAATCGTGGTCGACGAGCCGCGGGGCTCCGGGGCGAAACGGATGAAGGCTGCATTCTGCACCTCGAATATGTGGGGGAAGGTGAGAGAGTGCCGTGCCTGCCCGAAGGGGCCAGGACGCCCGAGAGTACCCACAGGGAACCCTCAGACATCCCATGTCGATAGTGATTCCATACGCCTCTCACGCTGTCAATAGGGGCGCCTCCCCCGGCCGGAACCGCGATCCATCCCATGTCGTTGTCGGTCAGGCCGCTGTGACGGCATGGCGAAACCCGCGTCCGGCGACGGCCGCCGTGCCGGGCGCGGGGGTTTGCTCCGGTCCCCCGAAGCGATCCAGTGGCAGGAGCGCGCGCTGGGCGCCTGATCACCTCACCTGAGGTTCCAGTGCTGGTTGGCGCCGCCGTTGGAGTCCCAGACCTGGACCGGGGCCCCGTTGGCACTCTGCCCGCTGGGGACCTCCAGCGCCCGGCCGGAAGCGACGTTGGTCAAGGTGTAGGAACCGTCGCCGTTCTGACTCGCCCGCCACTGCTGGTTCGCACCACCATTGGCATCCCAGATCTCCATCCGCGTGCCGTTGCCCGTCTGACCGCCCGGCTCGTCCAGAACCCGCCCACTGCCGACATTCGTCAGCGTGTACGAGCCATCAGCGTTCTGATTCGCCCGCCACTGCTGGTTCGCACCACCATTGGCATCCCAGACCTGCAAGGACGTGCCATTCGCCGTCTGTCCACCCGGCACGTCCAGCACCCGGCCCGCAGCCACATCGCTCAGCGAGTACACCGTGCCCGAGACGATGCCCCCCGAGTTCCCCGTGCCGCCCAGCGCGGACAGGACCGCATCGTAGGCCGACTTCTTGTTGCCGTTGTTGTCGAACAGCAGCGGGTTCTCCCCCGTCCGCCACGAGTCGCTGTCCCTTATTCCCCACGCGGTGATGCCGGTGCAGCGGGCGACGTTCATGCACGCCCGGACCGTGTTGGCATAGGCGGTCGACGGCGCCTGGGCGATGTCGAGTTCGGTGATCTGGACGTCGACGCCGAGGGCGGCGAAGTTGGACAGGGTGGTCTGGAAGTTGGCGGGCGGGCCGCCGGAGCCGAAATGGCTCTGGAAGCCGACGCAGTCGATGGGCACTCCGCGCGACTTGAAGTCCTTGACCATCGCGTAGACGCCCTGCGTCTTGGCGTCGCTCCAGTTCTCGATGTTGTAGTCGTTGTAGCAGAGCTTGGCCGAGGCGTCGGCGGCCCGGGCAGTGCGGAACGCCTCCTCGATGAAGCCGTTGCCGAGCACGTTCTGGAACACCGAGCTGCGGTGCTGGGTGGAGCCGTCGGCGAAGGCTTCGTTGACCACGTCCCAGGCGTAGATCTTGCCCTTGAAGTGCGTCATCTCGGTGGTGATGTGGTTGTTCACAACGCTGCGCAGGGTGGTGGCGTCGGTGATGGAGCTGACCCAGTTGGGCAGTTGGCCGTGCCACACCAGGGTGTGGCCACGCATCCGCTGCCCGTGCGCGGTGGCGTGGCTGACGATCTGGTCGGACGGGCCGAAGTTGAAGTTGCCGCGGGACGGTTCGGTGGTGTCCCACTTCATCTCGTTCTCC
Coding sequences within it:
- a CDS encoding arabinofuranosidase catalytic domain-containing protein, whose product is MLEPAIDRRRRRWKAVLLVALAMAVAAFGAPAFATSSQPGATATVHRAAHRAADTSLPCDIYAAGGTPCVTAHSTTRALFASYNGPLYQIQRASDHSYRDIGVLSAGGYADAASQVSFCSGTSCTITKIYDQTAKHNDLPISWGGYWKGPGPGGSDVGADAMALPVTAAGHQVFGVKVTPGVGYRRDHASGVATGSQPEGIYMVTSSNYTNQWCCFDYGSGENSHTDTGNATMNAIYWGNACWFGGCTGNGPWVEADLENGMYHTNTGSNKDPNNTGVHYPFVSAWLKNNGTSNFTLKYGNGASGGLTTTFSGPLPNGYSPMKVDSSVLLGTGGDNSPNGVGEFFEGAMTAGYPSDATENAVQAAITAAGYGAGGGGGNTTGALHAVGAGRCLEVPGASTTPGAQTQIRDCTGAANQTWSQTASHQLTVYSGGSQLCLDASNQGTSPGTKVITWTCNGQTNQQWNRDANGTITSAQSGLCLDVTGAATANGTAVELWTCNGGSNQQWSLS
- a CDS encoding glycoside hydrolase family 27 protein, with protein sequence MPVITDRARRLRPLPPLLSLRRTLALTFSIVLLAVAAPVLALGAAQPAAALGNGLALTPQMGFNDWNAYGCNVSESLIKSTAQAMHTNGMQAAGYSYVNIDDCWMTHNRDSGGRLVPDPAKFPDGIKGTADYVHSLGLKLGIYEDAGTATCAGYPGSLGHETTDAQSFASWGVDYLKYDNCNSNGVPARTRYTAMRDALAATGRPILFSLCNWGQENVWTWGAGVGNSWRTTGDISASFSSMLSIFHSNVGLASYAGPGHWNDPDMLEVGNGSMTATESRSEFSLWAEMAAPLIAGTNIPSASADTLSTLTNSRVIAVDQDSLGKQGTMVSSSGGLDVLAKPLANGDVSVALFNETGSTATITTTAAAIGKTGASSYALTDLWSGAASTTSSTISASVPAHGTVMYRVAGGTSSGGGTSVTGELHAVGAGKCLDVPNSTTTAGTQVEIWSCNGGANQIWTHSTSNQFTVYSGSRQMCLDAYNNQNSPGTKVEIWSCNGGANQQWTLNSNGTITGVQSGLCLDVTGGATADGTLAELWTCNGSSSQRWTQG
- a CDS encoding arabinofuranosidase catalytic domain-containing protein codes for the protein MALPAMTLATAPAWSAPAPAAPLVSSASGRCLDVKGNVDTSGTALDIWDCNNQVNQAFEFTTAGELRTMGGTRCVDAYDNRTAPGTPVVIRSCDGRSNQMWRQNPDGSVTGVGSGLCLDVNGAGTANGTAVILWTCNGQSNQKWSTPTPPPPPGGSGPCDIYSAGGTPCVAAHSTVRALYGSYSGNLYQVRRSSDNATRDIGVLATGGFADAAAQDSFCAGTSCVITVVRDQSGHGNDLWYQGSAQVPGSSQSSPAKATSESLTAGGTKAYSLYINPGNSYWRDGHLTGVPTGAAPEGAYMVTSGTHVNGGCCFDYGNSETTRKADAAGAMDAINFGTECWFGDCSGSGPWVQADLEWGLYSGGSQSWNTNQRAFPGKFVTAMLKNNGTSRFALKGGNAQSGGLTTLWDGGLPGGYSPMKKQGAIVLGSGGDCCKPGGGANLSAGTFYEGAIVAGYPSDATDNAVQANIAGAGYR